The following are from one region of the Melitaea cinxia chromosome 7, ilMelCinx1.1, whole genome shotgun sequence genome:
- the LOC123655368 gene encoding inositol polyphosphate 1-phosphatase, which produces MTHVLKVLINASEKAAQVAKSCCENSDMLLVAEKCGTEANIRFDKDFKTIADVLAQESAKALIISHFPELESQVRGEECSEMNGVCIRLQEDTEKTFESLNSLIPTITARRMAEAAHCNISLNLELPCLPELDLKNLGIWIDPIDATAEFISGVRGEAKPGHGLPCVTVLIGAYLKTTGEPVIGVINQPFYKNGKGRVIWGYSFGNIRIWSKNEDFASDEKIILMSGAENPEIINKFKSSGWLVKSVPGAGHKLMKVALGEAAAYIVSQGTTFRWDTCAPHAIIRAIGGDLLTYKNYTPITYNDEKDLETKEYCNKDGIIAYCSNSVLNELKSIIS; this is translated from the exons atgactcatgttttaaaagtattaataaatgcTTCTGAAAAGGCAGCCCAGGTAGCTAAATCGTGTTGCGAAAATTCTGACATGCTATTAGTTGCTGAAAAATGTGGTACTGAAGCTAATATTCGCTTTGATAAAGATTTTAAGACAATTGCGGATGTGTTGGCCCAAGAGTCTGCTAAAGCATTAATAATTTCACACTTTCCTGAACTAGAATCTCAAGTGAGAGGTGAAGAATGTTCTGAAATGAATGGTGTATGTATTCGACTTCAAGAAGACACAGAAAAAACCTTTGAGTCACTTAATTCTTTGATACCAACAATAACTGCTAGAAGGATGGCTGAAGCAGCACACTGTAATATCAGCCTCAACTTAGAATTGCCTTGTCTTCCAGAGCTTGACCTTAAGAACTTAGGAATATGGATTGATCCTATTG ATGCCACTGCAGAATTCATATCGGGTGTGCGAGGTGAAGCAAAACCTGGACATGGCCTCCCATGTGTGACAGTTTTaattggagcctatttgaagaCCACAGGAGAACCAGTAATTGGAGTAATTAATCAAccattttataaaaa tgggAAAGGTCGTGTTATCTGGGGCTATAGTTTTGGAAATATACGCATATGGTCTAAAAATGAGGATTTTGCATctgatgaaaaaataattttaatgagtgGAGCTGAAAACCcagaaattattaataagttcAAAAGTTCAGGATGGCTTGTGAAGTCTGTCCCTGGAGCTGGTCATAAACTTATGAAAGTAGCCTTAG GTGAAGCAGCAGCATATATTGTCTCGCAGGGAACAACATTCCGTTGGGACACTTGTGCTCCGCATGCTATCATTCGAGCTATAGGCGGAGATTTACtcacttataaaaattacacgCCTATTACTTACAATGATGAAAAAGATCTAGAAACCAAAGAATATTGTAATAAAGATGGTATTATTGCCTATTGTAGCAATTCCGTTTTAAATGAGCTAAAATctataatttcttaa